From Selenomonas sp. AB3002, one genomic window encodes:
- a CDS encoding type IV secretion system protein — protein sequence MRKYSLIPLLAMAAWLMLPDAAMAADSSALAWRTPLQALRDNITDTFVPAVLNIMIAVTGLMVVFGDSNHKRFLNVVLGTAMAAQIFYALQAFGLGSILNPAVSVVVSPVDLTSIQITDNVEDFNPLSGFMREFIKIIDRGSTVLVGYALELMGFLVVIDVAIALVLGLANEDKIRYIVVMVLKVGFFMFLIENWVGGSYQITHAIMSSFEKLGFLASGTGNMYLPDSIIQNGMTSFSAIWGNISLLGMSSLGALIGDLVIAFTVLITTFLTGVEMFMARIEFWVVSLITVILLPFAMHERTSFLAEKAIGAVFSLGIKVAVIAFLTAVTCPLLATFSKQISDQAAANEDLLELSALLQLMLACIVVCIMVKRIPQLAQGLISGSPSLTSGDFYDTAPSPMRLASRVLATAGAAYGTYKMATNMQGGGTALKADGNTSWLSQSAGTLKNMASIQWNSRNPFLAQERESEQGVRYMYSMMANSKDIDDTAHGRNDKYDEQGNLSHDHLYAATNQNYGAKNRDGSTVQDRRGTNLTHGWTPAPKTEEQRDR from the coding sequence ATGAGAAAATATAGCCTGATTCCTTTGCTGGCCATGGCTGCATGGCTGATGCTGCCGGATGCGGCCATGGCTGCGGATTCCAGTGCTCTGGCCTGGCGGACTCCTTTGCAAGCATTGCGGGATAACATTACGGATACCTTTGTCCCCGCGGTACTAAATATCATGATTGCTGTCACGGGTCTCATGGTTGTGTTTGGGGATTCAAATCACAAGCGGTTTCTGAACGTTGTGCTGGGGACAGCCATGGCGGCACAGATCTTCTACGCACTGCAGGCTTTCGGTCTTGGCAGCATCTTGAATCCGGCGGTGTCTGTGGTGGTAAGCCCTGTGGATCTGACCTCCATCCAGATAACGGACAATGTTGAGGATTTTAATCCTCTCAGTGGCTTCATGCGTGAGTTCATCAAGATTATTGACAGAGGTTCCACTGTACTGGTGGGCTATGCCCTGGAACTGATGGGCTTTCTGGTGGTCATAGATGTGGCCATTGCTTTGGTGCTGGGACTGGCCAATGAGGATAAGATTCGTTATATCGTAGTGATGGTGCTGAAAGTTGGCTTTTTCATGTTCCTCATTGAAAACTGGGTTGGGGGCAGCTACCAGATTACCCATGCTATCATGTCAAGCTTTGAAAAGCTTGGGTTCCTTGCTTCAGGCACTGGCAATATGTATCTGCCTGACAGCATCATCCAGAATGGCATGACTTCATTCAGCGCCATCTGGGGCAATATTTCCTTGTTGGGCATGTCCAGTCTTGGGGCATTGATTGGGGATCTGGTCATTGCTTTCACTGTGCTGATCACAACTTTCCTCACCGGCGTGGAAATGTTTATGGCCAGGATTGAATTCTGGGTGGTTTCCCTTATTACCGTGATTCTGCTGCCATTTGCCATGCATGAACGTACCAGTTTCCTGGCGGAGAAGGCCATAGGAGCGGTATTTTCGCTGGGGATCAAGGTGGCGGTCATTGCCTTTTTGACGGCAGTGACCTGCCCGCTCCTGGCGACTTTTTCCAAGCAGATTAGTGACCAGGCAGCTGCCAATGAGGATTTATTGGAGCTTAGTGCTCTGCTGCAGCTGATGCTTGCCTGTATCGTGGTCTGCATCATGGTGAAGCGTATCCCCCAGCTTGCTCAGGGGCTTATCTCTGGCAGTCCGTCCCTGACATCAGGTGATTTCTACGACACTGCGCCTAGTCCTATGCGGCTTGCCTCCAGGGTGCTGGCTACGGCTGGAGCAGCTTACGGCACCTATAAGATGGCCACCAATATGCAGGGCGGCGGTACGGCTCTGAAAGCTGACGGGAATACATCTTGGCTGTCCCAGTCGGCAGGAACATTGAAGAATATGGCCTCTATTCAATGGAACAGTCGAAATCCCTTCCTGGCTCAGGAACGAGAGTCAGAGCAGGGTGTGCGGTATATGTATAGCATGATGGCCAACAGCAAGGATATAGACGATACTGCTCATGGCAGGAATGACAAGTACGATGAGCAAGGAAATCTCTCCCATGACCACCTGTATGCTGCAACCAATCAGAATTATGGCGCGAAGAACAGGGATGGCAGCACTGTGCAGGACCGCCGGGGCACCAACCTTACTCATGGCTGGACTCCTGCTCCCAAGACGGAAGAGCAGAGGGACAGGTAG
- a CDS encoding type IV secretion system protein, with amino-acid sequence MDGDTVAVNYDAYYDFCKPIREMEEKIAEVCTKGLSIIQDSLRWLFWALMTIDIALLGLGMLLGEDRSGIYISRWLAAKCLFYGFLTYIFWHWGDLANILRDYFVTMGAFGAGSSYDEAGKILSDPSAIVEIGARYVGPVFEYLGTMWGISLIYHLPTVLLCLLTIICVLVCFFYLGIEIGLSYIEFYCTALFSLISFSFTPFQGTRSFGGNAVTGLVMSTVKLMVMTITALLLVMALQDSVPEDYFDTSKEVVASGGDFHSVEEFAAAIRQVETGGCEDPYNTPSADGYGYGAYQISYSNWESWCKEAGISPAPDMPWPPEVQDIVAKHKMQTLYEQYGSWHDVAIVWNAGSVVSWDEDYWQKVANSNGGTRVEKTIKLVVLLKLMLVAVFAMIFAHGIVKTIMELFAGIGFRFKNQGMIRGFRI; translated from the coding sequence ATGGACGGGGACACGGTGGCTGTGAATTATGATGCCTACTATGATTTCTGCAAGCCAATCCGTGAAATGGAAGAAAAGATTGCTGAGGTCTGCACCAAGGGGCTGTCTATCATACAGGATAGTTTAAGGTGGCTGTTCTGGGCACTGATGACTATAGATATTGCTCTGCTGGGACTGGGGATGCTTTTGGGAGAAGACAGGAGCGGCATATATATCAGCAGGTGGCTGGCTGCCAAGTGCCTGTTTTATGGCTTCCTGACCTACATATTCTGGCATTGGGGTGACCTGGCCAATATCCTGCGGGATTACTTTGTGACTATGGGAGCCTTTGGGGCAGGGAGCAGCTATGATGAAGCCGGGAAGATTCTCTCTGACCCTTCGGCCATTGTAGAAATTGGGGCAAGATATGTAGGCCCGGTCTTTGAATATCTGGGTACTATGTGGGGCATCAGCCTTATTTACCATCTGCCTACTGTACTGCTGTGTCTGTTGACCATTATCTGTGTGCTGGTTTGCTTCTTTTATCTGGGCATTGAGATTGGTCTCAGCTATATAGAGTTTTACTGCACGGCACTGTTTAGCCTGATCAGCTTCAGCTTTACTCCCTTTCAGGGGACACGGAGCTTTGGCGGCAATGCTGTAACAGGTCTAGTCATGAGCACTGTGAAGCTCATGGTGATGACCATTACAGCCTTGCTGCTGGTGATGGCTTTGCAGGATTCGGTGCCCGAGGACTACTTTGACACATCGAAAGAAGTGGTTGCCTCTGGGGGAGATTTCCACTCTGTGGAGGAATTTGCCGCAGCCATCCGGCAGGTGGAAACGGGAGGGTGTGAAGATCCCTATAACACGCCATCGGCAGATGGCTATGGTTATGGAGCCTATCAGATCAGCTACAGCAACTGGGAGAGTTGGTGCAAGGAGGCTGGCATCAGCCCAGCCCCGGATATGCCCTGGCCTCCTGAGGTGCAGGACATTGTGGCCAAGCATAAAATGCAGACTCTATACGAACAGTATGGCAGCTGGCACGATGTTGCTATTGTTTGGAATGCTGGCTCTGTGGTGTCCTGGGATGAGGACTACTGGCAGAAGGTGGCAAACAGCAACGGAGGCACCAGAGTGGAGAAGACTATCAAGCTGGTGGTGCTGCTGAAGCTGATGTTGGTGGCAGTCTTTGCCATGATATTTGCTCATGGCATAGTGAAGACAATCATGGAGCTGTTTGCAGGTATTGGTTTTAGGTTCAAGAATCAAGGCATGATAAGGGGGTTTAGAATATGA
- a CDS encoding UPF0175 family protein: protein MCQVAINIPEAVLFDKCLTQVKAEQMAKKAVALYCYVNMDVSIGYCSEIAGMTEEEFLRFLGENKVSVFNFDDEEEFLQELENAESHC from the coding sequence ATGTGCCAGGTAGCCATAAATATACCAGAAGCAGTATTGTTTGATAAATGTCTCACACAGGTGAAAGCTGAACAGATGGCAAAAAAGGCGGTAGCTCTTTATTGCTATGTAAATATGGATGTTTCTATAGGTTATTGCTCAGAAATAGCTGGGATGACAGAAGAAGAGTTCCTGCGTTTTTTAGGTGAGAATAAAGTTTCCGTGTTCAATTTTGATGATGAAGAAGAGTTCTTGCAGGAGCTGGAAAATGCAGAAAGTCATTGTTAA
- a CDS encoding DUF3368 domain-containing protein: MQKVIVNSTPMIILSKIGQIDVLHTLFGEIIIPQAVYDEITYKSDDACRVVKETDWIKVANISDTADRSMYKSKLHDGEVEVMILAQEENGDVLVIIDDNTAKKTAKYLGLKVTGTLGVLLIAKRRGHIDSVKAVIDLMKSHGFFVSERIEAMALKAAGEI; encoded by the coding sequence ATGCAGAAAGTCATTGTTAATTCAACCCCTATGATAATTCTAAGCAAAATAGGACAGATAGATGTTTTGCATACTTTGTTTGGTGAAATCATCATTCCACAGGCAGTATATGATGAAATTACTTATAAGTCCGATGATGCTTGTCGGGTTGTCAAGGAGACTGATTGGATAAAGGTGGCAAATATCAGTGATACGGCTGATAGGAGCATGTATAAATCAAAGCTCCATGATGGAGAGGTAGAAGTAATGATCTTGGCACAAGAGGAGAATGGTGATGTGCTTGTCATAATTGATGACAATACAGCCAAGAAAACTGCCAAGTATCTGGGTTTGAAGGTGACAGGAACATTAGGGGTACTGCTCATAGCAAAAAGAAGAGGCCATATTGATAGTGTCAAGGCAGTCATTGACTTGATGAAAAGTCACGGTTTTTTTGTCAGTGAGAGAATAGAGGCTATGGCACTAAAAGCAGCTGGCGAAATTTAA
- a CDS encoding DUF1653 domain-containing protein, translating into MLDIVPRHGEIYRHFKNKLYEIVECPVLHTETGVQMVVYRALYGDYGVYCRPLEMFMSEVDRHKYPEVTQKYRFELIERQE; encoded by the coding sequence ATCCTCGACATAGTCCCCCGGCACGGTGAAATCTACCGCCATTTCAAAAATAAGCTTTATGAGATTGTCGAATGTCCCGTCCTGCACACAGAAACCGGCGTGCAAATGGTAGTATACCGGGCTCTTTACGGCGATTATGGCGTCTACTGCCGTCCCTTGGAGATGTTCATGAGCGAGGTTGATCGCCATAAATACCCTGAGGTCACTCAGAAATACCGTTTTGAACTTATTGAACGCCAGGAATAG
- a CDS encoding Nif11 family protein codes for MANTNKNEPTREQIEKVLACETAEELMALVKANGHEITKEEAEACMAELADIELDEATLRQVAGGKVTIKDILKSTTAILMFP; via the coding sequence ATGGCAAACACAAACAAAAACGAACCGACGAGGGAACAAATCGAAAAGGTGCTGGCCTGCGAGACAGCCGAGGAACTGATGGCGCTGGTGAAGGCCAATGGCCACGAAATCACGAAGGAAGAAGCCGAGGCCTGCATGGCGGAGCTGGCTGACATCGAGCTGGACGAGGCCACGCTGCGACAGGTGGCGGGTGGAAAGGTAACGATCAAAGATATATTAAAGAGTACAACGGCGATCTTGATGTTTCCTTAA
- a CDS encoding DUF2624 family protein yields the protein MAKINVNELSREQIEKAMACETVEELMALAKAEGIELTKEEAEAYMAELEDYELDEATMKNVAGGLQGIKCQSLRY from the coding sequence ATGGCAAAGATCAACGTAAACGAACTCTCGAGGGAACAAATCGAAAAGGCGATGGCCTGCGAGACAGTAGAGGAACTCATGGCGTTGGCAAAAGCGGAAGGTATTGAATTGACGAAAGAAGAAGCCGAGGCGTACATGGCGGAGCTGGAAGACTATGAGCTTGATGAGGCTACGATGAAAAATGTGGCTGGTGGACTTCAGGGCATAAAATGTCAAAGCCTGAGATATTGA
- a CDS encoding transposase: MGELSGEQIFIDGTKIESCANKYTFVWKKSVTKQMGKLMEKIPDLFFEAAEDFGVRLDFPDGLRLRHMKRLRRRLKAYQESMGIEFVHGSGKRKTALQRLTEKLDEAIRRIKDYTKKLFIAGRRNSYSKTDKDATFMRMKEDAMKNGQLKPAYNIQCGTDSEFITWASVGPQPTDTTTLIPFLQDMEKHLQRRYPNVVADAGYESEENYLYLETNGQRAFIKPSNYEKSKTRKWKKDIGRRENMTYLPEEDAYLCAQGRKLAAAKESVRSSRTGFKRNITLYSSADCGNCPLKSQCIHGNHCKTPLEERTKHFEVSKQFLRQRQEDLERITSKEGVQLRINRSIQAEGAFAMMKADMNFRRFLSRGTANVLVEIMLVAMAYNIQKLHCKIQSDRAGQHLFPVNNAA, encoded by the coding sequence ATGGGCGAACTCTCGGGCGAGCAGATCTTCATCGACGGGACCAAGATCGAATCCTGCGCCAACAAGTACACCTTCGTATGGAAGAAATCCGTGACGAAGCAGATGGGAAAGCTCATGGAAAAGATACCGGACCTGTTCTTCGAGGCTGCGGAAGACTTCGGCGTCCGGCTGGACTTTCCGGACGGGCTCAGGCTCCGCCACATGAAGCGGCTGCGCCGCAGGCTGAAGGCGTACCAGGAAAGCATGGGCATCGAATTCGTGCACGGGAGCGGGAAACGGAAGACGGCGCTGCAGAGACTGACGGAAAAGCTGGACGAAGCGATCCGGCGCATCAAGGACTACACAAAGAAACTCTTCATCGCGGGGAGACGGAACAGCTACTCCAAGACGGACAAGGACGCGACCTTCATGCGGATGAAAGAAGACGCCATGAAGAACGGCCAGCTCAAGCCGGCCTACAACATCCAGTGCGGCACGGACTCTGAATTCATCACATGGGCATCGGTCGGTCCCCAGCCTACAGATACAACCACACTCATTCCTTTCCTTCAGGATATGGAGAAACATCTGCAGCGCCGCTATCCCAATGTGGTTGCGGATGCAGGATACGAAAGCGAAGAGAACTACCTCTATCTTGAGACCAACGGGCAGCGCGCCTTCATAAAGCCCAGCAATTATGAGAAGAGCAAGACAAGAAAATGGAAAAAGGATATCGGGCGCAGGGAGAATATGACCTATCTGCCAGAAGAAGATGCCTATTTATGCGCCCAGGGCAGGAAGCTTGCAGCTGCAAAGGAATCCGTACGCAGCAGCCGGACAGGATTCAAAAGAAATATAACCCTTTACAGTTCCGCGGATTGCGGCAACTGCCCGCTGAAGAGCCAGTGCATACACGGAAACCATTGCAAGACCCCGCTGGAGGAGAGAACCAAGCACTTTGAAGTATCCAAACAGTTTTTGCGCCAACGTCAGGAAGATTTGGAACGTATAACCTCAAAAGAAGGAGTACAACTGCGCATAAACCGAAGCATACAGGCAGAAGGTGCATTTGCAATGATGAAGGCGGACATGAATTTCCGAAGGTTCCTGAGCCGCGGCACAGCAAATGTCCTTGTTGAGATCATGCTGGTGGCTATGGCTTACAATATTCAAAAGCTGCACTGCAAAATCCAGTCAGACAGAGCAGGCCAGCACCTGTTCCCTGTGAATAACGCAGCCTGA
- a CDS encoding zincin-like metallopeptidase domain-containing protein: MPTTSPAVILSKFPREEFKNTEAYVATCFHELVHSTAKEMGRKASEEDTARVSYSKEEIVAEFGAALLCRQFGITSEDDNTAAYLQGWSEAIKENPNWLINGANAAQKAVDYMNEVVAG, from the coding sequence GTGCCTACTACATCCCCCGCCGTCATCTTGTCCAAGTTCCCCCGTGAGGAGTTCAAAAATACCGAGGCTTATGTGGCTACCTGCTTTCATGAATTGGTGCATAGCACGGCCAAGGAAATGGGCAGAAAGGCCAGTGAGGAAGACACGGCGCGGGTCAGCTATTCCAAGGAGGAAATCGTGGCCGAGTTTGGCGCGGCTCTCCTTTGCCGTCAGTTTGGCATCACTTCCGAAGATGACAACACGGCAGCCTACCTGCAGGGCTGGAGCGAAGCCATCAAGGAAAATCCTAACTGGCTCATAAATGGAGCCAATGCAGCACAGAAAGCCGTTGATTATATGAATGAGGTTGTAGCAGGATAA
- a CDS encoding ArdC-like ssDNA-binding domain-containing protein: MKKDIKAELIKMVTEKMATSKRLPWDSGLLNKVLMPVNAKTMKAYKGINMLILSFLGAGETSEYVTFNQCQELGGKIKKGAKSLPIVYWNRWNKVEKRPAEEGDNPDDCYAFLKFYNVFEVMAQTEGLERKRQVITRDNQPLEEAEAFITAFAEKTGVTMEHESTTKPGKGSAYYIPRRHLVQVPP; this comes from the coding sequence ATGAAGAAGGACATTAAAGCAGAACTCATCAAAATGGTCACCGAAAAGATGGCAACGAGTAAGCGGCTGCCGTGGGATAGCGGTCTTCTCAATAAGGTGCTCATGCCTGTAAATGCCAAGACCATGAAAGCATACAAGGGCATCAATATGCTGATTCTCTCCTTCTTGGGAGCCGGGGAAACCAGCGAGTATGTCACTTTCAACCAATGCCAGGAGCTAGGCGGGAAAATCAAGAAAGGCGCGAAGTCCCTGCCCATCGTCTATTGGAACCGTTGGAACAAGGTTGAGAAACGCCCTGCCGAGGAAGGGGATAATCCTGATGACTGCTATGCTTTCTTGAAGTTTTACAACGTGTTTGAGGTCATGGCACAGACCGAAGGACTGGAGCGCAAGCGGCAGGTAATCACCCGCGACAATCAGCCCTTAGAGGAGGCCGAGGCATTTATAACGGCCTTTGCCGAAAAGACCGGGGTCACGATGGAGCACGAAAGCACCACCAAGCCGGGAAAAGGTAGTGCCTACTACATCCCCCGCCGTCATCTTGTCCAAGTTCCCCCGTGA
- a CDS encoding efflux RND transporter periplasmic adaptor subunit, with protein MKRYFLTGLALVLLLALSAIFYGAWLNEQGEYKIAERMEERRLALPGARAEVREMHPRITLSTVSLTSSAKTDAVALIEGRITECLAPKGSFVHKGDVIFIIENEDIPLQIKEADAAVLKAEAELKRSTNNFSRYRMLRENDATSAERYDEAETAYTAAVANLEAAKARKEKLLVQQSRREVTAPIDGTVLTLYRENGGYVASGTPLALVGDFGLLTFTIPLEDMYARRLALGDEARLLFRNKDLQKVYGTEYAAGNMGTNQEFIARLTKITPSLSEPAAMRSVTWQIDNSAKVLEPQTYGGVSLTALKGYSVLAVPLAAMTDNSRSAVFVLAADGTVSRRSVETGANDGEYISILSGLSEGEIVVTNGMEGLMEGMKAEIELSETNGGGAVR; from the coding sequence ATGAAAAGATATTTTTTGACCGGGCTGGCGCTGGTGCTGCTGCTGGCTCTTTCCGCCATTTTTTACGGTGCCTGGCTCAATGAGCAGGGGGAGTATAAAATCGCCGAGCGCATGGAGGAGCGGCGGCTGGCCCTGCCCGGTGCTAGGGCAGAGGTAAGAGAAATGCATCCCCGCATCACGCTGAGCACCGTAAGCCTGACCTCCTCGGCCAAGACCGATGCCGTGGCGCTCATAGAAGGGCGCATTACGGAGTGCCTGGCGCCGAAGGGGAGCTTTGTCCACAAGGGAGATGTCATCTTCATCATCGAGAACGAGGACATCCCCCTGCAGATCAAGGAAGCAGATGCAGCTGTCCTGAAGGCAGAGGCGGAGCTGAAACGTTCCACCAACAATTTTTCCCGTTACCGCATGCTCAGGGAGAATGATGCCACCTCGGCGGAGCGCTATGACGAGGCGGAGACAGCCTATACTGCCGCCGTGGCAAATCTGGAGGCTGCCAAGGCGCGGAAAGAAAAGCTCCTAGTGCAGCAGTCCCGCCGTGAGGTCACTGCTCCCATTGATGGCACGGTGCTGACCCTTTACCGTGAAAATGGTGGTTACGTAGCAAGCGGCACTCCTTTGGCGCTGGTGGGGGACTTTGGGCTGCTCACCTTTACAATCCCCCTGGAGGACATGTATGCCCGTCGCCTGGCCTTGGGGGACGAGGCTCGGCTCTTATTCCGCAACAAGGATTTGCAGAAGGTGTACGGCACGGAGTACGCGGCCGGGAACATGGGTACGAATCAGGAGTTCATCGCACGCCTTACGAAGATCACGCCGTCCCTTTCCGAGCCTGCTGCCATGCGCAGTGTCACCTGGCAGATAGATAACAGCGCGAAGGTCTTGGAGCCGCAGACCTACGGCGGCGTGAGCCTTACGGCGCTGAAAGGCTACTCTGTGCTGGCCGTGCCGCTGGCGGCCATGACGGACAACAGCAGAAGCGCGGTATTCGTGCTGGCTGCTGATGGCACGGTCTCCCGCCGCAGTGTGGAAACCGGGGCCAACGACGGGGAATACATCAGCATCCTCTCCGGGCTTTCTGAGGGAGAGATCGTCGTGACCAACGGCATGGAAGGGCTCATGGAGGGCATGAAGGCAGAGATCGAGCTAAGTGAAACGAATGGTGGAGGTGCGGTGAGGTGA
- a CDS encoding biotin/lipoyl-binding protein yields the protein MSEQKIFNQSALDKLRSPEQLDTMIRITGPVGWMALVSVLVLCFAIVLWSVYGSFTEKAEGYGLIMDSAGVVSVTHAATGKITELYVQTGSPVHKGQLIAHMEQPTEAADTRMAQYGAKLAANERDAQGRVYEYDAKRYRQTAQEDAISEYDGVVDEVMVSEGELVSAGSPICTVRLTQNRDELTGVFYVPVDKGKRIEPGMSIQLAPNGVDVSQTGSLLGVVKQVSQYPVSSEGVKKGLGSSQLAQHVMAKGGGAMVEVRFDLVKDATSESGYLWTSVVGRHKPITPGSFCTGYIVIEREPPIEKVFYKISQFLRSR from the coding sequence GTGAGCGAGCAGAAAATTTTCAATCAGTCTGCCCTTGACAAGCTCCGCTCCCCGGAGCAGTTGGATACCATGATCCGCATCACCGGCCCCGTGGGGTGGATGGCGCTGGTTTCTGTCCTGGTGCTGTGCTTTGCCATCGTGCTGTGGTCGGTTTACGGTTCCTTCACGGAAAAGGCTGAGGGATATGGTCTCATCATGGATTCAGCAGGTGTGGTGAGCGTCACCCATGCAGCTACGGGCAAGATTACGGAGCTTTATGTGCAGACCGGAAGCCCGGTGCATAAAGGGCAGCTTATCGCTCATATGGAGCAGCCTACCGAAGCGGCGGACACACGCATGGCGCAGTATGGCGCGAAATTGGCAGCAAACGAACGAGACGCCCAGGGGCGCGTCTATGAATACGATGCCAAGCGGTACCGGCAGACGGCTCAGGAGGATGCTATCTCGGAATATGACGGTGTCGTGGACGAGGTCATGGTCTCCGAAGGGGAGCTGGTATCGGCGGGCAGTCCCATCTGCACTGTGCGCCTCACTCAGAATAGAGACGAACTGACGGGGGTGTTTTACGTCCCTGTGGACAAGGGCAAGCGCATCGAGCCGGGCATGAGCATACAGCTGGCCCCCAATGGCGTGGATGTCTCCCAGACGGGCAGCCTCCTGGGGGTGGTGAAGCAGGTGTCCCAGTATCCTGTTTCTTCCGAAGGCGTGAAAAAGGGCCTGGGCAGCAGTCAGCTGGCCCAGCATGTCATGGCCAAGGGGGGCGGTGCCATGGTGGAGGTGCGTTTTGATCTGGTGAAGGACGCCACTTCCGAATCAGGCTACCTTTGGACTTCCGTGGTGGGACGGCACAAGCCCATCACCCCTGGCAGCTTCTGCACGGGCTACATCGTCATCGAGCGGGAGCCGCCCATTGAGAAGGTGTTTTACAAAATCAGCCAATTCTTGAGAAGTCGGTGA